One region of Salvia miltiorrhiza cultivar Shanhuang (shh) chromosome 3, IMPLAD_Smil_shh, whole genome shotgun sequence genomic DNA includes:
- the LOC131016896 gene encoding chromatin assembly factor 1 subunit FAS1 isoform X3, producing MAEVEPMKIDVAEEMKPKSDGSDQKKRPQKRKRLEPCSYKVSPGEKQAKIEALRNEINSLVKFCRDLALGSREVLSEYVEKVGFSSVSLSCVIACLMEESDLPLSTLVDEIFERVKGRTGNGENLTRASVKSSVLMIGQRLCYGVASADADILEDKAEHALWFWETRDLKLIPKSERVSVKVRRTCRRKIQERITAVIAMISALEKSEDNPSYMQDLAKASEKIGKVLNEADIRLLMENMSQKNAAEMAEKDVKKGEKMLIKQMEKNKQEMEKAKKKRERELQKEMLQNEKEQKRLREEAEKEERRREKEESDMQKQLRRQQEEAEKDQKRKAKEEAELKKQLALQKQASLMEQFFKRKKSTTSQNDSSSNKASTSAPSPALVERESETVTANMDSVLVGNAGIEAEAIWKSHLNSWRCIGNSIRSKKVHWGIRQKPKTELVKELKLTTNAEIPSDEVQVEEKNVEGLIDSNIDGRQSQTSTDRPLSQCQNRKRSRQLLQFDKSHRPAFYGVWPRKSQAIKGRCPLVKDPDIDYEIDSDEEWEEEEPGESLSDCEKDEEDETMEEQQKVDDEDESEDGFFVPDGYLSESEGVQVDEMESDELVEVVSNQPDTKEQVQSEEFCSLLRQQKYLNNMTEHALRKNQPLIILNLMHEKTTLSPAEELSGSEKVEKMCLQALCIRLLPDFPATEISIHNNEVDDDLEALSNKSNSTPPPTAAAAIPDSDLPQIISIINSCPHGIAKISDSLQNTFPAFSKSQLRSKVREISEFSENRWQVKKEIMSKFGLSVSPGIMALKLCIAPSKMPSFPGFQLRSHRVSMASTIHSPSVDAGKAKKPFSTPREVRVQVTHPLPPEKREIFNSLQDWAEENILVLLKPVEKCWQPNDFLPDPSSEGFEEQVRELRKRTKELPDDYFVVLVGDMITEEALPTYQTMLNTLDAVRDETGASLTPWAIWTRAWTAEENRHGDLLNKYLYLSGRVDMRQIEKTIQYLIGSGMDPGTDKNPYLGFIYTSFQERATFVSHGNTARLAKEHGDLKLAQICGIIAADEKRHETAYTKIVEKLFEVDPDGTVLALADMMRKKISMPAHLMYDGADDNLFEHFSSVAQRLGVYTAKDYADILEFLVARWEVEKMTGLSGEGRKAQDYVCGLPPRIRKLEERAQARAKQAAPVPFSWIHGREVML from the exons TCTCTTCTGTTTCTCTGAGTTGTGTGATTGCGTGTTTAATGGAGGAGAGCGATCTTCCATTGTCAACACTTGTGGATGAAATTTTTGAGAGAGTTAAGGGCAGGACTGGAAATGGGGAGAATCTTACTAGGGCTAGTGTGAAGAGTAGTGTGCTTATGATTGGGCAGAGATTATGTTATGGTGTGGCTAGTGCAGATGCGGATATTTTGGAGGATAAGGCGGAGCATGCTCTTTGGTTTTGGGAG ACTAGAGACTTGAAGCTGATCCCAAAATCAGAACGTGTATCTGTGAAAGTTCGCCGCACTTGCCGGAGAAAGATTCAGGAGAGAATTACAGCTGTTATAG CAATGATTAGTGCCCTTGAAAAGTCAGAGGACAATCCTAGTTACATGCAAGATTTGGCAAAAGCTTCGGAAAAGATTGGTAAAGTTCTAAATGAGGCAGATATCCGGTTGTTAATGGAGAACATGTCACAGAAAAATGCTGCTGAAAT GGCTGAGAAGGATGTCAAGAAAGGAGAAAAAATGTTGATCAAGCAAATGGAGAAAAACAAGCAAGAAATGGAGAAAgcaaagaagaagagagagagggaactACAGAAGGAAATGTTGCAGAAT GAAAAAGAGCAGAAACGCTTACGTGAAGAGGCAGAGAAGGAGGAAAGACGCcgagagaaagaagaatctGACATGCAGAAACAGCTGAGAAGGCAGCAAGAGGAGGCAGAGAAAGATCAGAAACGCAAGGCCAAGGAAGAAGCTGAATTAAAAAAGCAACTTGCTCTCCAGAAACAAGCATCATTGATGGAGCAGTTTTTTAAGAGAAAGAAATCTACTACTTCTCAAAATGACAGTTCTTCAAACAAAGCATCCACATCTGCACCATCTCCTGCTTTGGTTGAACGAGAATCTGAAACAGTTACTGCAAATATGGACTCCGTTTTGGTTGGAAATGCTGGAATTGAGGCGGAAGCTATTTGGAA ATCACACTTGAACTCATGGCGCTGCATTGGAAATTCTATTCGTTCAAAGAAAGTTCACTGGGGCATTCGTCAAAAGCCTAAGACTGAGCTGGTCAAGGAACTTAAGCTTACTACTAACGCTGAAATACCTAGTGATGAGGTCCAAGTTGAAGAGAAGAATGTGGAGGGATTGATTGACTCCAATATCGATGGAAGACAGTCTCAGACCAGCACAGACAGGCCTCTTTCTCAATGCCAAAATAGAAAACGCAGTAGGCAGCTGTTGCAGTTTGATAAGAGCCATAGACCTGCATTTTATGGTGTTTGGCCCAGAAAAAG TCAAGCTATTAAGGGACGCTGCCCTTTGGTGAAGGATCCTGATATAGACTATGAGATTGACAGCGATGAAGAGTGGGAAGAG GAAGAACCCGGTGAAAGCCTCTCGGATTGTGAGAAGGATGAGGAGGATGAAACTATGGAGGAGCAGCAAAaggttgatgatgaagatgaaagTGAAGATGGATTTTTTGTTCCTGATGGTTATCTCTCGGAAAGTGAG ggtgtacaggttgatgagaTGGAATCTGATGAACTAGTCGAGGTTGTGAGTAATCAACCCGACACCAAGGAGCAAGTACAGAGTGAAGAATTTTGTTCCTTGCTCCGACAGCAGAAGTATTTGAATAATATGACAGAGCACGCGCTTAGAAAGAATCAGCCCCTGATCATATTGAATCTTATGCATGAAAAGACCACATTGTCACCAGCTGAAGAGCTGTCTGGTTCAGAGAAAGTTGAAAAAATGTGCTTACAAGCTCTTTGTATCCGTCTTTTGCCTGATTTCCCAGCAACAGAAATATCGATTCATAACAATGAGGTAGATGATGATTTAGAAGCTTTATCAAACAAATCAAATTCAACACCTCCTccaactgctgctgctgctataCCTGATTCAGACTTGCCTCAGATT ATTTCCATCATCAATTCATGTCCACATGGCATTGCAAAGATCTCAGACTCTCTGCAGAATACGTTCCCGGCTTTCTCAAAGTCTCAGTTAAGAAGCAAAGTCCGTGAAATATCAGAGTTCTCAGAAAATCGTTGGCAG GTCAAGAAAGAAATCATGAGCAAGTTTGGCCTCTCTGTATCACCAGGTATC ATGGCGCTGAAACTATGCATTGCTCCGAGCAAGATGCCTTCGTTTCCCGGTTTTCAGCTCAGATCTCACAGGGTTTCCATGGCTTCAACTATCCATTCCCCGTCAGT AGATGCTGGAAAAGCTAAAAAGCCTTTTAGTACCCCTCGGGAGGTTCGTGTTCAAGTCACTCACCCGTTGCCACCAGAGAAGCGCGAGATCTTCAATTCGTTGCAAGATTGGGCTGAAGAAAACATCCTGGTGCTCCTAAAGCCCGTTGAGAAGTGTTGGCAGCCCAATGACTTTCTCCCCGATCCATCTTCAGAAGGCTTTGAAGAGCAGGTCAGAGAGCTTAGGAAACGAACCAAGGAGCTCCCCGATGATTATTTTGTCGTCTTGGTTGGGGATATGATTACGGAGGAAGCTCTTCCGACTTATCAGACTATGCTCAACACTCTAGATGCGGTACGAGACGAGACAGGTGCCAGCCTCACTCCTTGGGCTATCTGGACGAGGGCGTGGACTGCTGAAGAGAATAGGCACGGTGACCTTCTCAACAAATATCTTTATCTTTCTGGACGCGTTGACATGAGGCAAATCGAGAAAACCATACAGTATCTGATCGGCTCGGGCATG GATCCGGGCACGGACAAGAATCCGTACCTCGGATTCATCTACACCTCGTTCCAGGAGAGGGCGACCTTCGTCTCTCACGGAAACACGGCTCGGCTCGCCAAGGAACACGGCGACCTGAAGCTGGCCCAAATCTGTGGCATCATTGCCGCAGACGAGAAGCGCCACGAGACAGCCTACACCAAGATCGTCGAGAAGCTGTTCGAGGTCGACCCCGACGGCACGGTGCTTGCGCTCGCGGACATGATGAGGAAGAAGATATCAATGCCGGCTCACTTGATGTACGACGGCGCGGACGACAACCTCTTCGAGCACTTCTCCTCTGTAGCGCAGCGGCTTGGAGTCTACACCGCCAAGGACTACGCCGACATCTTGGAGTTCCTAGTCGCGAGGTGGGAGGTGGAGAAGATGACGGGGCTCTCCGGCGAGGGACGCAAGGCTCAAGATTACGTGTGCGGCTTGCCGCCTCGGATTCGGAAGCTGGAAGAGAGGGCGCAAGCACGGGCGAAGCAGGCGGCGCCGGTGCCATTCAGCTGGATTCATGGCAGAGAAGTGATGCTTTGA
- the LOC131016896 gene encoding stearoyl-[acyl-carrier-protein] 9-desaturase, chloroplastic isoform X2 — translation MALKLCIAPSKMPSFPGFQLRSHRVSMASTIHSPDAGKAKKPFSTPREVRVQVTHPLPPEKREIFNSLQDWAEENILVLLKPVEKCWQPNDFLPDPSSEGFEEQVRELRKRTKELPDDYFVVLVGDMITEEALPTYQTMLNTLDAVRDETGASLTPWAIWTRAWTAEENRHGDLLNKYLYLSGRVDMRQIEKTIQYLIGSGMDPGTDKNPYLGFIYTSFQERATFVSHGNTARLAKEHGDLKLAQICGIIAADEKRHETAYTKIVEKLFEVDPDGTVLALADMMRKKISMPAHLMYDGADDNLFEHFSSVAQRLGVYTAKDYADILEFLVARWEVEKMTGLSGEGRKAQDYVCGLPPRIRKLEERAQARAKQAAPVPFSWIHGREVML, via the exons ATGGCGCTGAAACTATGCATTGCTCCGAGCAAGATGCCTTCGTTTCCCGGTTTTCAGCTCAGATCTCACAGGGTTTCCATGGCTTCAACTATCCATTCCCC AGATGCTGGAAAAGCTAAAAAGCCTTTTAGTACCCCTCGGGAGGTTCGTGTTCAAGTCACTCACCCGTTGCCACCAGAGAAGCGCGAGATCTTCAATTCGTTGCAAGATTGGGCTGAAGAAAACATCCTGGTGCTCCTAAAGCCCGTTGAGAAGTGTTGGCAGCCCAATGACTTTCTCCCCGATCCATCTTCAGAAGGCTTTGAAGAGCAGGTCAGAGAGCTTAGGAAACGAACCAAGGAGCTCCCCGATGATTATTTTGTCGTCTTGGTTGGGGATATGATTACGGAGGAAGCTCTTCCGACTTATCAGACTATGCTCAACACTCTAGATGCGGTACGAGACGAGACAGGTGCCAGCCTCACTCCTTGGGCTATCTGGACGAGGGCGTGGACTGCTGAAGAGAATAGGCACGGTGACCTTCTCAACAAATATCTTTATCTTTCTGGACGCGTTGACATGAGGCAAATCGAGAAAACCATACAGTATCTGATCGGCTCGGGCATG GATCCGGGCACGGACAAGAATCCGTACCTCGGATTCATCTACACCTCGTTCCAGGAGAGGGCGACCTTCGTCTCTCACGGAAACACGGCTCGGCTCGCCAAGGAACACGGCGACCTGAAGCTGGCCCAAATCTGTGGCATCATTGCCGCAGACGAGAAGCGCCACGAGACAGCCTACACCAAGATCGTCGAGAAGCTGTTCGAGGTCGACCCCGACGGCACGGTGCTTGCGCTCGCGGACATGATGAGGAAGAAGATATCAATGCCGGCTCACTTGATGTACGACGGCGCGGACGACAACCTCTTCGAGCACTTCTCCTCTGTAGCGCAGCGGCTTGGAGTCTACACCGCCAAGGACTACGCCGACATCTTGGAGTTCCTAGTCGCGAGGTGGGAGGTGGAGAAGATGACGGGGCTCTCCGGCGAGGGACGCAAGGCTCAAGATTACGTGTGCGGCTTGCCGCCTCGGATTCGGAAGCTGGAAGAGAGGGCGCAAGCACGGGCGAAGCAGGCGGCGCCGGTGCCATTCAGCTGGATTCATGGCAGAGAAGTGATGCTTTGA
- the LOC131016896 gene encoding stearoyl-[acyl-carrier-protein] 9-desaturase, chloroplastic isoform X1, which translates to MALKLCIAPSKMPSFPGFQLRSHRVSMASTIHSPSVDAGKAKKPFSTPREVRVQVTHPLPPEKREIFNSLQDWAEENILVLLKPVEKCWQPNDFLPDPSSEGFEEQVRELRKRTKELPDDYFVVLVGDMITEEALPTYQTMLNTLDAVRDETGASLTPWAIWTRAWTAEENRHGDLLNKYLYLSGRVDMRQIEKTIQYLIGSGMDPGTDKNPYLGFIYTSFQERATFVSHGNTARLAKEHGDLKLAQICGIIAADEKRHETAYTKIVEKLFEVDPDGTVLALADMMRKKISMPAHLMYDGADDNLFEHFSSVAQRLGVYTAKDYADILEFLVARWEVEKMTGLSGEGRKAQDYVCGLPPRIRKLEERAQARAKQAAPVPFSWIHGREVML; encoded by the exons ATGGCGCTGAAACTATGCATTGCTCCGAGCAAGATGCCTTCGTTTCCCGGTTTTCAGCTCAGATCTCACAGGGTTTCCATGGCTTCAACTATCCATTCCCCGTCAGT AGATGCTGGAAAAGCTAAAAAGCCTTTTAGTACCCCTCGGGAGGTTCGTGTTCAAGTCACTCACCCGTTGCCACCAGAGAAGCGCGAGATCTTCAATTCGTTGCAAGATTGGGCTGAAGAAAACATCCTGGTGCTCCTAAAGCCCGTTGAGAAGTGTTGGCAGCCCAATGACTTTCTCCCCGATCCATCTTCAGAAGGCTTTGAAGAGCAGGTCAGAGAGCTTAGGAAACGAACCAAGGAGCTCCCCGATGATTATTTTGTCGTCTTGGTTGGGGATATGATTACGGAGGAAGCTCTTCCGACTTATCAGACTATGCTCAACACTCTAGATGCGGTACGAGACGAGACAGGTGCCAGCCTCACTCCTTGGGCTATCTGGACGAGGGCGTGGACTGCTGAAGAGAATAGGCACGGTGACCTTCTCAACAAATATCTTTATCTTTCTGGACGCGTTGACATGAGGCAAATCGAGAAAACCATACAGTATCTGATCGGCTCGGGCATG GATCCGGGCACGGACAAGAATCCGTACCTCGGATTCATCTACACCTCGTTCCAGGAGAGGGCGACCTTCGTCTCTCACGGAAACACGGCTCGGCTCGCCAAGGAACACGGCGACCTGAAGCTGGCCCAAATCTGTGGCATCATTGCCGCAGACGAGAAGCGCCACGAGACAGCCTACACCAAGATCGTCGAGAAGCTGTTCGAGGTCGACCCCGACGGCACGGTGCTTGCGCTCGCGGACATGATGAGGAAGAAGATATCAATGCCGGCTCACTTGATGTACGACGGCGCGGACGACAACCTCTTCGAGCACTTCTCCTCTGTAGCGCAGCGGCTTGGAGTCTACACCGCCAAGGACTACGCCGACATCTTGGAGTTCCTAGTCGCGAGGTGGGAGGTGGAGAAGATGACGGGGCTCTCCGGCGAGGGACGCAAGGCTCAAGATTACGTGTGCGGCTTGCCGCCTCGGATTCGGAAGCTGGAAGAGAGGGCGCAAGCACGGGCGAAGCAGGCGGCGCCGGTGCCATTCAGCTGGATTCATGGCAGAGAAGTGATGCTTTGA
- the LOC131016958 gene encoding uncharacterized protein LOC131016958 — MGGLSIDTSGDCSHPHTHKVFLLSNYILLGGASSCIFLTLSLRLFPSLIGFLFILLHVITIAGAVSGCAAAARAPSSAGKFYGAHMVATVLTAIFQGSASVLIFTRPSDFLGHLKSYVREEDGVVILKLAGGLCVLIFCLEWVVLTLAFFLNYYAYVERKGINGGYAVGRSGKVQDDEDLKSWPWPFQV, encoded by the coding sequence ATGGGCGGATTATCAATCGACACCTCCGGCGACTGCTCCCACCCGCACACGCACAAGGTGTTCCTCCTGAGCAACTACATCCTCCTCGGCGGCGCCTCCAGTTGCATCTTCCTCACCCTCTCCCTCCGCCTCTTCCCCTCCCTCATCGGCTTCCTCTTCATCCTCCTCCACGTCATCACCATCGCCGGCGCCGTCTCCGgctgcgccgccgccgcccgcgcCCCCTCCTCCGCCGGCAAGTTCTACGGCGCGCACATGGTCGCAACCGTCCTCACGGCCATCTTCCAGGGCTCCGCCTCCGTGCTCATCTTCACCCGCCCCTCCGACTTCCTCGGCCACCTCAAGTCCTACGTCAGGGAGGAGGACGGCGTCGTCATACTCAAGCTCGCCGGCGGCCTGTGCGTCCTGATCTTCTGCCTGGAGTGGGTGGTGCTCACGCTCGCGTTTTTCCTCAACTATTACGCCTATGTGGAGAGGAAGGGCATCAATGGCGGTTACGCCGTGGGGAGGAGCGGGAAGGTGCAGGATGATGAGGATTTGAAGAGCTGGCCATGGCCGTTCCAGGTCTAA